One stretch of Alphaproteobacteria bacterium DNA includes these proteins:
- a CDS encoding DNA polymerase III subunit delta' produces MSDELIERIERPRLETGSLIGHETARRTIVQARSTGRMAHAWLITGPAGIGKATLAWRFARLVLAAPDAALSDDDIETDPGHPDVRKIIAGAHPDCRLIRRSMTKRSPYRFRTEISVEDIRDSATFLHHTAAMSDWRCLIVDAADDMNLNAQNALLKVLEEPPPRTLILLVAHTPSRLLPTIRSRCRGLPLHPLGAEQVAEVMARTGSGLAPDEMQIIADISGGSPGKAIDLARAGGLELYQDLSQLVENLPKLDTEQLHMTSDKFAGAAGEAGYRTFLEILNWWMLRRIRSDATSGGTVGGRGLERWLKAWENVNELTTRADSVNLDRKQVVLNTFFELSAAAKTA; encoded by the coding sequence ATGAGCGACGAACTGATCGAACGCATCGAGCGCCCGCGGCTCGAGACCGGTTCGCTGATCGGGCACGAAACCGCGCGCCGAACCATTGTCCAGGCGCGAAGCACCGGGCGCATGGCCCATGCCTGGCTGATCACCGGACCGGCGGGGATCGGCAAGGCGACCCTGGCCTGGCGGTTCGCGCGCCTCGTGCTAGCCGCGCCGGACGCAGCGCTTTCCGACGACGATATCGAAACCGACCCCGGGCATCCCGACGTGCGCAAGATCATCGCGGGCGCGCATCCCGACTGCCGCCTGATCCGCCGCAGCATGACCAAACGTTCTCCTTATCGCTTCCGAACCGAGATTTCGGTCGAGGATATCCGCGATTCCGCGACGTTTCTGCACCATACGGCGGCCATGAGCGACTGGCGCTGCCTGATCGTCGATGCCGCCGACGACATGAACCTCAATGCCCAGAATGCTCTGCTCAAGGTCTTGGAAGAACCGCCGCCGCGTACATTGATCCTGCTGGTGGCCCACACACCGTCGCGATTGTTGCCCACGATCCGTTCGCGCTGCCGGGGGTTGCCGCTACATCCGCTCGGCGCCGAACAGGTCGCCGAGGTCATGGCGCGCACCGGAAGCGGTCTCGCACCCGATGAGATGCAGATCATTGCCGATATTTCCGGCGGCTCGCCCGGCAAGGCCATTGATCTGGCCCGGGCCGGCGGGCTCGAACTTTATCAGGATCTCTCCCAACTGGTCGAAAACCTGCCGAAACTAGACACCGAGCAGTTGCACATGACATCGGACAAGTTCGCCGGGGCCGCAGGAGAGGCGGGCTACCGCACTTTTCTGGAAATCCTGAACTGGTGGATGTTGCGCCGGATTCGCAGCGATGCCACGTCGGGTGGGACCGTCGGCGGCCGCGGGCTTGAGCGTTGGCTCAAAGCATGGGAGAACGTCAACGAATTGACCACCCGCGCAGACAGCGTGAACCTCGACCGCAAACAAGTTGTTCTGAATACGTTTTTTGAACTTTCCGCCGCTGCGAAAACAGCGTAA
- the tmk gene encoding dTMP kinase, whose translation MIANPPRGKFITFEGGEGAGKTTQITRLADRLHSRGITSITTREPGGAPGADSIRSLLVSGATDKWDPVSEVLLLYAARREHLKQTILPALDQGVWVLCDRFADSTMAYQGYGHGISKEFIRGLHAEVVGDADPDLTLILDIPVEIGIGRAVSRNTSARSGEDRFERMDTSFHERLRAGFLDIAAGSPERVRVIDADSTPEAVTEAVWQTVTDNFDLNPPAAPA comes from the coding sequence ATGATTGCAAACCCGCCGCGCGGCAAATTCATCACATTCGAAGGTGGGGAAGGGGCCGGCAAGACGACCCAGATCACCCGCCTCGCGGACCGTCTGCATTCCCGTGGCATCACCAGCATCACGACACGTGAACCCGGCGGGGCACCCGGCGCGGATTCCATCCGCTCGCTGCTCGTATCCGGGGCGACCGACAAGTGGGACCCGGTCAGCGAAGTCTTGCTGCTTTATGCCGCACGGCGCGAACATCTCAAGCAAACCATTCTCCCGGCACTCGATCAGGGCGTCTGGGTGCTGTGCGACCGGTTCGCCGATTCAACCATGGCCTATCAGGGCTATGGGCACGGCATATCGAAAGAATTTATCCGGGGCCTGCACGCCGAGGTGGTCGGAGACGCCGATCCGGACCTCACGTTGATTCTCGATATTCCGGTCGAGATCGGAATCGGACGTGCGGTTTCGCGCAACACGAGTGCACGAAGCGGCGAAGACCGTTTCGAGCGGATGGACACGTCCTTTCATGAACGCCTGCGCGCCGGTTTTCTGGACATCGCGGCGGGTTCTCCGGAACGGGTCCGGGTGATCGACGCGGATTCCACGCCCGAGGCCGTCACCGAGGCCGTTTGGCAAACGGTCACCGACAACTTCGACCTCAACCCACCGGCGGCGCCCGCATGA
- a CDS encoding cytochrome b/b6 domain-containing protein, translating to MSLMHKIRWYHAVLAILTLLAYFTGDFGFIHDFLGYGVGAIIVVRLGWAVFNPRQLGLNRFYPVFDGIEWTNAVTHPAISKALILAVAVSVVLATVTGLLTLTDGGHVFEDLHEGVSETVIWVVVLHGAYLYLIKRPLARFMLYRDNPGKKDIQL from the coding sequence ATGAGTCTGATGCATAAAATCCGCTGGTATCACGCAGTCCTCGCGATCCTCACATTGCTGGCGTATTTCACCGGTGATTTCGGGTTCATTCACGACTTTCTGGGTTACGGGGTCGGCGCCATCATTGTCGTGCGTTTGGGCTGGGCGGTGTTCAACCCGCGACAACTGGGACTCAACCGTTTTTATCCCGTGTTTGACGGCATCGAATGGACGAATGCGGTCACCCATCCGGCAATCAGCAAGGCCCTTATTCTCGCCGTGGCCGTGTCGGTCGTCCTGGCGACCGTGACCGGATTGCTCACGCTGACGGATGGCGGGCATGTGTTCGAGGATTTACATGAAGGGGTATCGGAGACCGTCATCTGGGTCGTGGTCTTGCACGGTGCGTATCTGTATCTGATCAAGCGGCCGCTCGCGCGGTTTATGCTTTACCGGGATAATCCGGGGAAGAAAGATATCCAGCTATAG
- a CDS encoding DsbA family protein, with product MDREIIYVGDPMCSWCWGFSPVLQKIVEKYDNTAPMRLVVGGLHAFDTDPMNDEYKARIKHHWEQVAEATGQPFNYAFFERDGFVLDTEPACRASVVVRNMKPDALLSFYERIHKGYYVEDTDTTKLETFVGYADKEGIDMNAFAEAFDSDEAKQETINDFTWCQQSGVTGFPTVVLREEDTLAALSVGYQPFDSLEPILDAWVTGEMSVKKQVEAAQAAEADGNPSPTTH from the coding sequence ATGGACCGAGAAATTATCTATGTCGGCGACCCGATGTGCTCCTGGTGCTGGGGGTTTTCACCCGTACTCCAGAAGATCGTGGAGAAGTATGACAATACCGCGCCGATGCGGCTGGTTGTCGGGGGCCTGCATGCCTTCGACACCGATCCGATGAACGACGAATACAAGGCCCGGATCAAGCATCACTGGGAACAGGTTGCCGAAGCGACCGGACAGCCGTTCAACTATGCGTTCTTCGAACGCGACGGCTTCGTCCTCGACACCGAACCGGCCTGCCGCGCTTCGGTCGTCGTCCGCAACATGAAGCCGGATGCGCTGTTGTCATTCTATGAGCGGATTCACAAGGGCTACTACGTGGAAGACACGGACACGACGAAACTCGAAACCTTCGTCGGCTACGCCGACAAGGAAGGAATCGACATGAACGCGTTCGCCGAAGCGTTTGATTCCGATGAGGCCAAGCAGGAAACCATCAATGACTTCACCTGGTGCCAGCAGTCCGGGGTCACGGGTTTTCCCACGGTGGTCTTGCGCGAAGAGGACACACTGGCGGCACTGAGTGTCGGTTATCAGCCGTTCGACAGCCTGGAGCCAATTCTGGATGCCTGGGTTACGGGCGAGATGAGTGTGAAAAAGCAGGTCGAGGCGGCACAGGCAGCCGAGGCAGACGGGAACCCGTCGCCGACCACGCATTAA
- a CDS encoding SDR family NAD(P)-dependent oxidoreductase: MTNGISLVGKRALVTGGASGIGAVTAGILRDFGATVAISDINDAGLAAVSAELGDCPTFVCDVADEAQAESTVAAAAEALGGLDIAVNAAGVVDEVKYALERDMGPWQRIMDVNFKGTYQICRAAARVMVPQSAGSIVNIASVNGPGGWPRRTAYGPSKAAIIALTKELACEWGPHGVRINAVGPGYIATPMIQGLIEADKVDTERIYSRTPMGRLGTPAEVGQAIAFLASDFASYITGETLFVDGGWMAYGGAGDVKSF; the protein is encoded by the coding sequence ATTTTGCGCGACTTCGGGGCGACGGTCGCCATTTCGGACATCAACGACGCAGGACTGGCAGCCGTCAGCGCCGAACTCGGCGATTGTCCCACCTTCGTCTGCGATGTGGCCGATGAAGCGCAGGCAGAATCGACCGTGGCCGCGGCCGCAGAGGCCCTGGGCGGGCTCGATATCGCCGTCAACGCGGCGGGAGTCGTCGATGAAGTCAAATACGCACTCGAGCGGGATATGGGACCGTGGCAACGGATCATGGACGTCAATTTCAAGGGCACCTATCAGATCTGCCGCGCGGCGGCCCGTGTGATGGTGCCGCAATCCGCCGGTTCAATCGTCAACATTGCCTCGGTCAATGGCCCCGGCGGCTGGCCCCGGCGCACCGCCTACGGCCCGTCGAAGGCCGCGATCATCGCCCTTACCAAGGAACTGGCCTGCGAGTGGGGGCCGCACGGGGTGCGGATCAACGCGGTGGGGCCGGGATATATCGCCACCCCGATGATTCAGGGCCTGATTGAGGCCGACAAGGTCGATACGGAACGGATATACAGCCGCACGCCGATGGGGCGGCTGGGCACACCGGCGGAAGTGGGGCAGGCGATTGCCTTTCTCGCGTCGGATTTTGCGTCCTATATCACCGGCGAGACCCTGTTTGTCGACGGCGGCTGGATGGCCTATGGCGGCGCGGGCGATGTGAAGAGTTTTTGA
- a CDS encoding TatD family hydrolase: MLVDSHCHLDFEDFGTEVDAVVARAREAGVATMVSISTHLSRFDGVKAVAERFDDVWCSVGVHPHHAGEEGQDTPDRLIELAAHPRVVGIGESGLDYYYDCSPRDRQQISFRAHIAAARATGLPLIVHARDADEETADILRDEMGKGAFTGVMHCFSSGRGLAEAALDLGMYVSFSGILTFKNAEELRDIARDVPEDRLLVETDAPFLAPVPNRGQRNEPAFVVHTADTLAKVKGLDATDLRATTTENFFRLFSRAVPPATRPTGQ, encoded by the coding sequence ATGCTGGTCGACAGCCATTGCCATCTGGATTTCGAGGATTTCGGCACCGAAGTCGATGCGGTCGTCGCGCGCGCCCGGGAAGCGGGTGTCGCAACGATGGTCTCTATCTCGACCCATCTGAGCCGGTTTGACGGCGTCAAAGCGGTCGCCGAGCGCTTCGACGATGTCTGGTGCAGCGTCGGCGTCCACCCGCACCATGCCGGCGAGGAGGGCCAGGACACCCCCGACCGTCTGATCGAGCTCGCCGCTCATCCACGCGTGGTCGGTATCGGCGAGTCCGGCCTCGACTACTACTATGACTGCAGCCCCCGCGACCGGCAGCAGATCAGCTTTCGGGCCCACATAGCCGCCGCACGCGCTACCGGACTTCCGCTGATCGTGCATGCCCGCGATGCCGACGAAGAAACCGCCGACATCTTGCGCGATGAAATGGGCAAGGGCGCCTTCACCGGCGTCATGCACTGTTTCTCGAGCGGCCGCGGTCTGGCCGAAGCGGCGCTCGATCTGGGCATGTATGTGAGTTTCTCCGGCATCCTGACCTTCAAGAACGCCGAAGAACTGCGTGATATAGCCCGCGACGTGCCCGAAGATCGGTTGCTGGTCGAGACCGACGCGCCTTTTCTTGCACCCGTGCCCAACCGGGGACAGCGCAACGAACCCGCCTTCGTCGTCCACACGGCAGATACCCTGGCGAAGGTGAAGGGACTCGATGCCACGGATTTGCGTGCCACGACGACCGAGAATTTCTTCCGCCTTTTCTCCCGCGCCGTTCCACCGGCGACACGGCCCACAGGCCAATGA
- a CDS encoding D-alanyl-D-alanine carboxypeptidase family protein, with protein MTRITRHLRNALLALTVFAVVSPAQAAPPTFQTTARQAILIDFDTGAVLYEKNAETPMFPASMSKIMTSLLVFDELRAGRLEFDSTFRVSEKAWRMGGSKMFVGVKDEITIEDLLRGVIVQSGNDASIVIAEGIAGSEEAFAERMTERAIEIGLKNTQFRNATGWPDPDHVTTAHDLARLALFLIREYPEFYGLYSEREFTYGKSLDGKPITQGNRNPLLYKAVGADGLKTGHTEASGFGLTASAVRGERRLVMVINGLDSVRARSSESERLLNWGFRVFDNYQLFEAGETVEEAKVWLGDAGTVPLVIDEALAVTIPKSSRRGMRVKVLYDSPLPAPISAGVEVARIEVTAPDMEPISRPLKTARDVGQLDFFGRITSAINFIIFGSSSGG; from the coding sequence ATGACCCGTATCACGCGACACCTCCGCAACGCCCTCCTGGCCCTCACGGTCTTCGCTGTTGTCAGCCCGGCCCAGGCCGCGCCGCCGACCTTTCAGACGACGGCGCGCCAGGCCATCCTGATCGATTTCGACACCGGTGCGGTGCTCTACGAAAAGAATGCCGAAACCCCGATGTTCCCTGCGTCGATGAGCAAGATCATGACGTCGCTTCTGGTGTTCGATGAATTGCGTGCCGGACGCCTCGAATTCGACAGCACGTTTCGTGTGTCGGAAAAGGCCTGGCGCATGGGCGGGTCGAAGATGTTCGTCGGCGTGAAGGACGAGATCACGATCGAGGACCTGCTGCGTGGAGTTATCGTGCAGTCCGGCAATGATGCCTCGATCGTCATCGCCGAAGGGATCGCCGGCAGCGAGGAGGCGTTCGCCGAACGGATGACCGAACGGGCCATCGAGATCGGCCTGAAGAACACCCAGTTCCGTAACGCCACGGGCTGGCCGGACCCCGATCATGTCACCACGGCGCACGATCTTGCCCGGCTGGCCCTGTTCCTGATCCGCGAGTATCCGGAGTTTTATGGCCTGTATTCGGAACGCGAGTTCACCTACGGCAAGAGCCTCGACGGGAAACCGATCACCCAGGGAAACCGCAATCCGTTGCTCTACAAGGCCGTGGGGGCGGACGGCCTCAAGACCGGCCACACGGAGGCATCGGGATTCGGCCTCACCGCATCGGCGGTGCGTGGCGAACGCCGGCTGGTCATGGTGATCAACGGCCTCGACAGCGTGCGCGCACGCAGTTCCGAATCCGAGCGCCTGCTCAACTGGGGCTTCCGGGTCTTCGACAATTATCAATTGTTCGAGGCCGGAGAGACGGTCGAGGAAGCAAAGGTCTGGCTCGGCGATGCCGGAACGGTGCCGCTCGTTATCGACGAGGCGCTGGCCGTGACAATCCCGAAATCCTCACGCCGGGGCATGCGCGTCAAGGTCCTGTATGACAGCCCGCTGCCCGCACCGATCAGCGCCGGCGTCGAGGTTGCGCGGATCGAGGTCACGGCGCCGGATATGGAGCCGATCAGCCGTCCGCTGAAAACCGCGCGCGATGTCGGCCAGCTCGACTTTTTCGGGCGCATCACGAGCGCCATCAATTTCATCATCTTCGGCTCGTCCTCGGGCGGTTGA
- the metG gene encoding methionine--tRNA ligase, translating to MASSPYYLTTPIYYVNDRPHIGHAYTTLACDVLARFKRLDGHDVHFLTGTDEHGQKVEKSAQAAGVDPQAFTDKVSQNFRRLAEDMNYSNDDFIRTTEERHVRAAQAIWQAIKDNGHIYLGSYSGWYAVRDEAFYGEAELEENADGQKIAPTGAEVEWVEEPSYFFDLSKWQQPLLDFYAANPDFIGPDTRRNEVVSFVEGGLKDLSISRTSFKWGIPVPDDPEHIMYVWLDALTNYITAVGYPDEENSDFSKFWPADLHMVGKDIVRFHAVYWPAFLMAAGLAPPKRVYAHGWLLNKGEKMSKSLGNVVLPEDLVEQYGLDPVRYYLLREVPFGNDGYISHETMVSRINGDLANDIGNLAQRSLSMVAKNCDGAVPQPGAFTAEDDELLAAAHGALEKVRTEFDRQAFHRGLEAIWQVVSDANRYVDAQAPWALRKTDPPRMGTVLYVLAETIRHLGILIQPVMPEAAANMLDQLDISPETRSYSHLGPDHALVSGTALPKPNPVFPRYVDEEAAD from the coding sequence GTGGCATCAAGCCCGTACTACCTGACGACGCCGATCTATTATGTGAATGACCGGCCCCATATCGGCCACGCCTACACCACGTTGGCGTGCGATGTGCTGGCGCGTTTCAAGCGCCTCGACGGCCATGACGTGCATTTCCTTACCGGGACCGACGAACACGGGCAGAAAGTCGAGAAATCCGCCCAGGCTGCGGGCGTCGACCCGCAGGCGTTCACCGACAAGGTAAGCCAGAATTTCCGTCGTCTCGCGGAAGACATGAACTATTCGAACGATGACTTCATTCGCACCACCGAGGAACGCCATGTCCGCGCGGCACAGGCGATCTGGCAGGCGATCAAGGACAACGGCCATATCTATCTCGGCAGTTATTCCGGCTGGTACGCGGTCCGCGACGAAGCGTTCTATGGGGAAGCCGAGCTCGAGGAGAATGCCGACGGCCAGAAGATCGCGCCCACCGGAGCCGAGGTCGAATGGGTCGAGGAGCCGAGCTACTTCTTCGATCTGTCGAAATGGCAGCAGCCGTTGCTCGATTTCTACGCGGCAAACCCCGATTTCATCGGTCCCGATACCCGGCGCAATGAGGTGGTTAGCTTTGTCGAAGGCGGGCTCAAGGATCTGTCGATCAGCCGCACCAGCTTCAAATGGGGCATCCCGGTGCCCGACGATCCCGAACACATCATGTATGTGTGGCTCGATGCGCTGACCAACTACATCACCGCTGTGGGATATCCAGACGAAGAAAATTCAGATTTTTCAAAGTTCTGGCCCGCAGACCTTCACATGGTGGGCAAGGACATCGTGCGGTTCCACGCGGTCTACTGGCCGGCGTTCCTCATGGCGGCCGGGCTGGCGCCGCCGAAACGGGTCTACGCCCATGGCTGGCTGCTCAACAAGGGCGAGAAAATGTCCAAGTCCCTGGGCAACGTGGTGTTGCCCGAGGATCTGGTCGAACAATACGGCCTCGATCCCGTGCGCTATTACCTGCTGCGCGAGGTGCCGTTCGGCAATGACGGCTATATCAGCCACGAAACCATGGTCTCGCGGATCAACGGTGATCTCGCCAACGATATCGGCAACCTGGCCCAGCGATCCCTGTCCATGGTCGCCAAGAATTGCGACGGCGCCGTCCCGCAGCCCGGCGCCTTCACCGCCGAGGATGACGAGCTCCTCGCCGCGGCCCACGGAGCACTGGAGAAAGTCCGCACGGAATTCGACCGGCAGGCCTTCCACCGGGGGCTCGAGGCAATCTGGCAGGTCGTCAGTGACGCCAACCGCTATGTCGACGCCCAGGCGCCGTGGGCGTTGCGAAAAACCGATCCGCCACGCATGGGAACGGTACTGTATGTGCTGGCAGAGACAATCCGCCATCTGGGGATTCTGATACAGCCGGTGATGCCGGAGGCCGCCGCCAACATGCTGGATCAGCTCGATATTTCGCCTGAAACCCGCAGCTATTCCCATCTCGGGCCAGACCACGCCCTAGTTTCCGGCACGGCGCTGCCCAAGCCGAACCCGGTCTTCCCGCGTTACGTGGACGAAGAGGCCGCGGACTGA
- a CDS encoding septal ring lytic transglycosylase RlpA family protein, translating to MGRRLRPVALAALCCFGLAACAETEFLIHTAKQVNGPGDSSGKLGRYKVGSPYQIKDVWYYPAEDYEYTETGIASWYGPNFHGKDTANGETYNQNDLTAAHRTLPLPSAVRVTNLENGRSIVLRINDRGPFAHGRIIDVSRRGAQLLDFERNGTAKVRVDILPDESRQLKVAAINGSEQQLQVAASPREAVVSKPLPANGASAGSAQVPTASQTPVQTAPLDTAPVQTARAPILPDEVEVLPVSPTGIYVQAGAFSRLENALRMRDRVYDLGPTQISRFAVSGTEIYRVRIGPLGTVDVADVTLSEVMNAGVPEARLIVE from the coding sequence ATGGGTCGTCGACTCCGGCCGGTTGCACTGGCGGCCCTGTGCTGCTTCGGGCTTGCCGCCTGTGCGGAAACCGAATTCCTCATCCACACCGCAAAGCAGGTCAACGGCCCGGGCGATTCGAGTGGCAAACTCGGGCGCTACAAGGTCGGCTCGCCGTATCAGATCAAGGATGTCTGGTACTACCCGGCCGAGGATTACGAATACACCGAGACCGGCATCGCGTCCTGGTACGGCCCGAACTTCCACGGCAAGGACACGGCCAATGGCGAAACCTACAACCAGAACGACCTGACTGCCGCGCACCGGACCCTGCCACTGCCCAGCGCCGTTCGGGTAACCAATCTGGAAAACGGCCGCTCGATCGTCCTGCGGATCAACGACCGTGGCCCGTTTGCGCACGGCCGGATCATCGATGTGTCGCGCCGCGGTGCCCAGCTTCTGGACTTCGAACGGAACGGCACGGCCAAGGTCCGTGTCGATATCCTGCCGGACGAGAGCCGCCAACTGAAAGTCGCCGCGATCAACGGCAGCGAACAACAGCTGCAGGTTGCGGCGTCCCCGCGCGAGGCCGTGGTGTCGAAACCGCTGCCGGCGAATGGCGCGAGTGCCGGCTCGGCCCAGGTACCGACGGCCAGCCAGACGCCTGTGCAGACGGCTCCACTGGACACAGCACCCGTGCAAACAGCGCGCGCACCGATCCTGCCCGACGAAGTCGAGGTACTGCCGGTGTCTCCCACGGGCATCTACGTTCAGGCGGGCGCATTCTCCCGGCTGGAGAACGCGCTGCGCATGCGCGACCGGGTCTATGACCTGGGGCCCACCCAGATCAGCCGGTTTGCCGTTTCCGGGACCGAGATATACCGGGTTCGGATCGGCCCGCTTGGCACCGTCGATGTCGCGGATGTGACCCTTTCCGAAGTTATGAATGCCGGCGTGCCCGAGGCCCGGCTTATCGTCGAGTGA
- a CDS encoding lytic murein transglycosylase — translation MRLNRILLGGLLALPLWLAAGAAVAQSDDARFLSWLNELRADALANGISQATLDRSLVDVAPIPRIIELDRHQPESTVTFEKYQARIVNSTRIRIGRERLAKHRALLDEVGRQFGVQPRFIVALWGIETNFGQFTGGFPVIHALATLAYDGRRSQYFRGELLKALQIVEEGHIDPAEMKGSWAGAMGQSQFMPSSFLNFAHDHDGDGAKDIWNTQADVFASAANYLKGVGWNDSITWGRKVRLPDSFDGSLISLDVVKPIGAWQELGVRRTDGRDLPTRDIPASILRPGGANGQAYMIYDNYRAILRWNRSHYFAMAVGQLSDRIAGR, via the coding sequence AACCGAATTCTTCTGGGAGGGTTGCTCGCTCTCCCGCTCTGGCTTGCGGCGGGTGCCGCCGTGGCGCAAAGCGATGATGCGCGTTTCCTCAGTTGGCTCAACGAATTGCGCGCCGATGCGCTGGCCAACGGCATCAGTCAGGCGACGCTGGACCGCAGCCTTGTCGATGTGGCGCCGATCCCGCGGATCATCGAACTCGACCGGCACCAGCCCGAATCTACGGTCACCTTCGAGAAGTATCAGGCCCGGATCGTCAATTCGACCCGCATCAGGATCGGACGCGAGCGCCTGGCCAAACATCGTGCATTGCTGGACGAGGTCGGCCGGCAGTTCGGTGTGCAACCGCGATTCATCGTCGCCTTGTGGGGAATCGAGACAAACTTCGGCCAGTTCACCGGCGGGTTTCCGGTGATCCATGCGCTCGCGACGCTCGCCTATGACGGGCGGCGCAGCCAGTATTTTCGCGGCGAGTTGCTGAAGGCGCTGCAGATCGTGGAGGAGGGACATATCGATCCCGCCGAAATGAAGGGCAGTTGGGCCGGTGCCATGGGCCAGTCCCAGTTCATGCCGTCGAGTTTTCTCAACTTTGCCCACGACCATGACGGCGACGGCGCGAAGGATATCTGGAACACCCAGGCCGATGTCTTCGCATCGGCGGCAAACTATCTGAAAGGCGTCGGCTGGAATGACAGCATCACCTGGGGCAGGAAGGTGCGCCTGCCCGACAGTTTCGACGGGTCGCTGATATCACTCGATGTCGTCAAGCCGATCGGCGCCTGGCAGGAACTGGGTGTGCGGCGAACGGACGGGAGGGACCTTCCGACACGCGATATTCCGGCATCGATCCTCCGGCCGGGCGGCGCGAACGGTCAGGCCTACATGATCTACGACAATTATCGCGCAATCCTGCGCTGGAACCGCTCCCACTATTTCGCCATGGCGGTTGGCCAACTGTCCGACCGAATCGCGGGCCGCTAG
- a CDS encoding MBL fold metallo-hydrolase, with product MKVTLLGCGSSGGTPLLGPNGWADIDRDDPRNRRRRPSIIVESENTRILVDTSPDMREQLLDAEVWQVDAILFTHAHADHVNGIDDIRTLNHYHGGAIDAFGSVETLDILQQRFGYIFEPYRDVNPQFWRPCLTPHVIDGPFTIGDIEIQPFAQEHGRMPSLGFRFGPFGYSTDVKMLSEDAFAMLAGIEVWIVDALGETPHPTHSHVDQTLDWIDRIGPKRAILTHLSNRTDYARLAARLPAGVEPGIDGMVIEIPE from the coding sequence ATGAAAGTCACGCTTCTGGGATGTGGCAGCTCGGGAGGGACGCCCTTGCTGGGGCCGAACGGATGGGCCGATATCGACCGTGATGACCCGCGCAACCGGCGCCGCCGGCCGTCGATCATCGTCGAGAGCGAAAACACGCGAATTCTGGTCGATACGTCCCCGGACATGCGTGAACAGCTCCTCGATGCAGAGGTCTGGCAGGTGGACGCGATCCTGTTCACCCACGCGCATGCGGATCATGTGAACGGCATCGACGATATTCGCACCCTCAACCATTATCATGGCGGTGCGATCGATGCCTTCGGCAGCGTCGAGACCCTCGACATTCTGCAGCAACGTTTTGGCTATATTTTCGAGCCATACCGGGATGTTAACCCGCAATTCTGGCGGCCTTGTTTAACCCCGCATGTGATCGACGGCCCGTTCACGATCGGTGACATCGAGATCCAGCCCTTTGCACAGGAACATGGGCGGATGCCGTCACTGGGGTTTCGCTTCGGGCCGTTCGGCTACTCGACCGACGTCAAGATGTTGTCCGAAGACGCATTCGCCATGCTCGCCGGGATCGAGGTCTGGATCGTCGACGCGCTGGGAGAGACGCCCCATCCGACTCACAGCCATGTGGATCAGACCCTCGACTGGATCGACCGGATAGGCCCGAAACGCGCCATTCTGACCCATCTCAGCAACCGGACCGACTATGCACGGCTCGCCGCACGGCTACCGGCGGGCGTGGAACCCGGAATCGACGGAATGGTGATCGAAATTCCCGAATGA